A genomic region of Leptolyngbya sp. NIES-2104 contains the following coding sequences:
- the dapF gene encoding diaminopimelate epimerase: protein MTIEFTKYHGLGNDFILIDNRDSTEPKLSPEEAVDWCDRHFGIGADGVIFALPGQDGTDYTMRIFNSDGSEPEMCGNGIRCLGRFIADLEVADTGRSKEQYRIHTLAGVMVPKFESNGQVTVDMGEPRLLAGEIPTTLAAPDQKVINLPLEVAGQTWNVTCVSMGNPHCITFVDSVAAIELEKIGPLFENHTVFPQRTNTEFIEIVRSDYLKMRVWERGAGITLACGTGACASLVAGVLNQKCDRRATIELPGGCLQIEWATDNRIYMTGSADKVFAGSRD, encoded by the coding sequence ATGACGATCGAATTCACAAAGTATCACGGACTGGGCAACGACTTTATTTTGATCGATAATCGCGACTCAACTGAGCCAAAACTCTCACCTGAAGAGGCAGTGGACTGGTGCGATCGACATTTCGGGATCGGGGCGGATGGCGTGATTTTTGCGCTTCCGGGTCAAGATGGAACCGATTACACAATGCGAATTTTTAACTCTGATGGGTCAGAGCCGGAAATGTGCGGCAATGGAATTCGTTGCTTGGGTCGATTTATTGCGGATTTGGAAGTTGCGGATACTGGACGATCAAAAGAACAGTATCGGATTCATACCCTTGCGGGTGTGATGGTTCCGAAGTTTGAATCGAACGGACAAGTCACGGTCGATATGGGTGAACCTCGGTTATTGGCTGGAGAAATTCCAACGACGTTAGCGGCTCCAGATCAGAAAGTAATCAATCTGCCACTTGAAGTCGCAGGACAAACTTGGAATGTGACGTGTGTCAGTATGGGCAACCCGCACTGCATTACGTTTGTTGACAGTGTTGCAGCGATCGAGCTTGAAAAAATTGGACCGTTGTTCGAGAATCACACCGTTTTCCCACAGCGAACCAATACCGAATTTATTGAAATTGTGCGATCGGACTACCTGAAAATGCGAGTTTGGGAGCGAGGAGCCGGGATCACGCTTGCTTGCGGAACGGGAGCTTGTGCGTCGTTGGTCGCAGGAGTGCTAAATCAGAAATGCGATCGACGAGCCACGATCGAATTACCCGGCGGCTGTCTCCAAATCGAATGGGCAACCGATAACAGAATCTATATGACCGGAAGTGCGGATAAAGTCTTCGCTGGGAGTCGAGACTAA
- the pdxA gene encoding 4-hydroxythreonine-4-phosphate dehydrogenase PdxA, translating into MTRLIISMGDPAGIGAEVILKALFDRPTTDITIAGNRAYLNELYDRLRSDSNLANPNDLNVLDLDLPGEITLSKESAISGEASFRYLETAIDRTLAGEFDGIVTAPIAKSAWKAAGHIYPGQTELLAEKAGIDRFGMMFVARSPHTDWTLRALLATTHIPLKQVPEALTFDGLTQKLELLIECLEEAFGIDQPRIAIAGLNPHSGEQGQLGREEIDWLSPWLESMRKQFPHVQLDGLLPPDTMWVKPGQAWFGSGRGSAHDAYLALYHDQGLIPVKLMAFDRAVNTSIGLPFVRTSPDHGTAFDIAGKGIADATSMKAAIDFAIELVQRRSSFLPIKAI; encoded by the coding sequence ATGACTCGTTTAATCATTTCAATGGGTGATCCTGCCGGAATCGGTGCAGAGGTCATTCTCAAAGCGTTATTTGATCGCCCAACTACTGATATTACGATCGCTGGAAATCGCGCTTATTTGAACGAACTCTACGATCGCCTCCGCTCCGATTCAAATCTTGCAAATCCAAACGATCTGAACGTTCTAGATCTCGATCTTCCTGGAGAAATCACGCTCAGCAAGGAAAGTGCAATCAGCGGTGAAGCGAGTTTTCGATATTTAGAAACGGCAATCGATCGCACATTAGCAGGCGAATTTGATGGAATTGTCACGGCTCCGATCGCAAAATCTGCTTGGAAAGCCGCAGGTCACATTTATCCAGGACAAACCGAACTCTTAGCCGAAAAAGCTGGAATCGATCGCTTTGGCATGATGTTTGTTGCTCGATCGCCTCACACCGACTGGACATTACGCGCACTCTTGGCAACAACCCACATTCCACTCAAGCAAGTTCCAGAAGCGCTCACCTTTGACGGACTGACTCAGAAGTTGGAATTACTCATCGAATGCCTTGAGGAGGCGTTTGGAATCGATCAGCCGCGAATTGCGATCGCAGGACTGAATCCCCACAGCGGCGAACAGGGACAACTCGGACGCGAAGAAATCGATTGGTTGTCTCCCTGGCTGGAATCGATGAGAAAACAATTTCCTCACGTTCAATTGGATGGGTTATTGCCACCTGATACGATGTGGGTTAAACCAGGTCAAGCCTGGTTTGGTTCCGGTCGTGGTTCGGCTCATGATGCTTATCTAGCGCTGTATCACGATCAGGGATTAATTCCGGTAAAATTGATGGCGTTCGATCGCGCTGTGAATACCTCGATCGGGCTTCCCTTCGTGCGGACTTCTCCGGATCATGGAACCGCATTCGACATCGCTGGAAAGGGAATTGCTGATGCAACCAGTATGAAAGCCGCGATCGATTTCGCGATCGAACTTGTTCAGCGTCGGTCATCATTCTTACCAATCAAAGCAATTTGA
- a CDS encoding alpha/beta fold hydrolase: MSQDSPIPVIESLIGIGGTIREHHWSWKGKPQTLVYEVMGEGKPILLLPALSSVSSRSEMRGLAKELADQYQVYAIDWVGFGDSSRPTVQYTPALYETCLRSFVQTMFSEPVVVIAAGHSAGYVMELAQKQPPWEWVVLVCPTWRGPLPTAMGEHRWAYGILRRLIGLPIVGQFLYILNTTRRFLKFMYRRHVFADQQNITPELIEQKWKTTKKKGARFASAAFVTGGLDRVRSRQDWFNWFQPLPVPVMMVIGEQMPPKSRQEIEVLAHFSGVQVYRMPGSLGLHEEYPEQLAAGILGFLEKYRSRKRRF, encoded by the coding sequence ATGAGCCAAGATTCTCCTATTCCTGTGATTGAGTCGTTGATCGGAATCGGTGGCACAATTCGTGAACATCACTGGAGTTGGAAGGGGAAACCGCAAACTCTGGTGTATGAAGTGATGGGGGAGGGAAAGCCGATTCTGTTACTGCCTGCTCTGAGTTCGGTATCGAGTCGATCGGAGATGCGAGGATTGGCGAAAGAGTTGGCGGATCAGTATCAGGTTTATGCGATCGATTGGGTGGGTTTCGGAGATTCGTCACGTCCAACCGTTCAATACACGCCTGCACTGTATGAAACTTGTTTGCGGAGTTTTGTTCAGACGATGTTTTCTGAACCTGTCGTCGTCATCGCGGCGGGACACTCGGCAGGGTACGTGATGGAGTTGGCTCAAAAACAGCCGCCTTGGGAATGGGTTGTGCTGGTGTGTCCGACTTGGAGAGGTCCTTTACCGACGGCGATGGGCGAGCACCGTTGGGCTTATGGAATATTGCGGCGACTGATTGGATTGCCGATCGTGGGACAGTTTCTCTATATCTTGAATACGACTCGCCGCTTTTTGAAATTCATGTACAGGCGGCATGTTTTCGCGGATCAGCAGAATATTACGCCTGAACTGATCGAGCAAAAATGGAAAACGACAAAGAAAAAAGGAGCGCGATTTGCTTCAGCCGCCTTCGTGACGGGGGGATTGGATCGAGTGCGATCGCGTCAAGATTGGTTTAACTGGTTTCAGCCACTCCCAGTGCCCGTAATGATGGTAATTGGTGAACAGATGCCACCGAAATCGCGTCAGGAAATTGAAGTGTTAGCGCATTTTTCTGGGGTGCAGGTGTATCGGATGCCCGGATCGCTCGGATTGCATGAGGAATATCCAGAGCAGTTGGCAGCGGGAATTTTAGGATTTCTGGAAAAATATCGATCGAGAAAACGCAGGTTCTAA
- the petM gene encoding cytochrome b6-f complex subunit PetM, which produces MAGEIFNTAILAFTLILVGLSLGFLLLRLQGGEE; this is translated from the coding sequence ATGGCTGGAGAAATTTTTAACACCGCAATCCTAGCGTTCACCCTGATTTTGGTTGGGTTGTCGCTTGGCTTTTTGCTGCTCAGATTGCAAGGTGGC
- a CDS encoding DUF4327 family protein yields MLQTAQYSLGMIQDEVRHLIDSGLVSRQQPIYTLCKHIPAREWMRFETELERYDFLLRDRIGDLMCQECWDND; encoded by the coding sequence ATGCTTCAGACTGCACAGTACTCGCTTGGCATGATTCAAGACGAAGTACGACATCTCATTGACAGCGGACTTGTCAGCCGACAACAGCCGATTTATACGTTATGCAAGCACATCCCAGCCCGTGAATGGATGCGCTTTGAAACCGAATTAGAGCGATATGATTTCCTGCTGCGCGATCGCATTGGCGATTTGATGTGCCAGGAATGCTGGGACAACGACTAG